A stretch of the Streptomyces sp. NBC_00078 genome encodes the following:
- a CDS encoding amidohydrolase family protein, whose product MRIVTLEEHWSDPAVSAASAPGMTELVPGYAAAFDASAGVPYTERRHLLPDIGAARIADMDRNGITTQVLSCQNTFLPADVAPGLTKAANDTAAEAVKAYPGRFAAFATLPTAVPGAAADELRRCVRELGFVGTMIMGRTDGEFLDEPRFDPILRAASELNVPIYLHPAPPPLAVSDANYAGQLSPGVSTFFRTASWGWHQETAVHFLHLTLAGVLDRYPDLQFVLGHWGESIPFYLDRLDEALPQRLTRLDRTFREYFRDNVFITPSGMFSQAQLRYCVDTVGVDRIIHAVDFPMIGNEGAVPFLADSDLSDEDKDKIAHGNADKLLGLDRIQ is encoded by the coding sequence ATGCGGATCGTCACGCTCGAAGAACACTGGTCCGACCCGGCGGTGTCCGCCGCCAGCGCGCCGGGCATGACCGAACTCGTCCCCGGCTACGCGGCCGCGTTCGACGCGAGCGCCGGGGTGCCCTACACCGAGCGGAGGCACCTGCTGCCGGACATCGGTGCCGCCCGGATCGCCGACATGGACCGCAACGGCATCACCACGCAGGTGCTCTCCTGCCAGAACACGTTCCTGCCCGCCGACGTGGCACCAGGGCTGACCAAGGCGGCCAACGACACCGCGGCCGAGGCGGTCAAGGCTTACCCGGGCCGGTTCGCCGCGTTCGCCACCCTGCCCACGGCCGTGCCCGGCGCGGCGGCCGACGAGCTGCGCCGCTGCGTCCGTGAACTGGGTTTCGTGGGCACCATGATCATGGGCCGCACCGACGGCGAGTTCCTGGACGAGCCCCGGTTCGACCCGATTCTGCGCGCCGCGAGCGAGCTGAACGTGCCGATCTACCTGCACCCGGCCCCGCCACCACTGGCGGTCAGCGACGCCAACTACGCCGGCCAGCTCTCACCCGGGGTGTCCACGTTCTTCCGGACGGCCTCGTGGGGGTGGCACCAGGAGACGGCCGTGCACTTCCTGCACCTGACCCTGGCTGGAGTGCTGGACCGCTACCCGGATCTGCAGTTCGTCCTCGGTCACTGGGGCGAGTCCATCCCGTTCTACCTCGACCGGCTGGACGAGGCCCTGCCCCAGCGGTTGACCAGGCTTGACCGGACCTTCCGGGAGTACTTCCGGGACAACGTGTTCATCACGCCCAGCGGGATGTTCAGTCAGGCTCAGCTGCGCTACTGCGTCGACACCGTGGGCGTGGATCGGATCATCCACGCCGTGGACTTCCCGATGATCGGCAACGAGGGTGCCGTGCCGTTTCTGGCCGATTCGGACCTGTCCGACGAAGACAAGGACAAGATCGCCCACGGCAACGCCGACAAGCTGCTCGGGCTCGACCGAATCCAGTGA
- a CDS encoding DEAD/DEAH box helicase has product MSDTAAGAARAGEREPGTAESVPVRLAAVFLPAPLPREGRIAFWDPEDGPLPAGDTELTVVRRHGAGARRRTAPALSLPVGEALPVLVRARRDPAAHPATACWGAAALHALRLTARGRLLPGLTATGHDAWRAGPLDPEDIAHIRAVAAALPYEGHAVPLPGPGPLRLPEPEALMRSFLDAVADTLPRTPAAPHASGRPFADRRPQRLPDAHDWAAEVAAGMDAGVRISLRLDLSAYELFDGEEGVRTVGAAIVQVHSLADPTLIADAAALWAGEADAAFGPRARVDAALAVRRAARIWPPLDRLSEQDVPDVLALYDDELGDLLGVAATRLAAAGVAVHWPRDLAQDLSAAAVVRPAPGSATDGTGFFESEELLQFRWQLALGGDPLSDAEMDALAEAHRPVVRLRDRWILVDPALVRKARKRELGLLDPVDALSVALSGSAEVDGETVEAVPVGALAALRDRLTTGVRPAEPPAGLRATLRDYQLRGLAWLDLMTSLGLGGCLADDMGLGKTITVIALHLKRARSEPTLVVCPASLLGNWQREITRFAPGVPVRRFHGPDRTLEDVTDGFVLTTYGTMRTTAPRLAEQPWGMVVADEAQHVKNPYSATAKALRTIPSPARVALTGTPVENNLSELWALLDWTTPGLLGPLKSFRARHARAVENGEDQEAVTRLARLVRPFLLRRKKSDPGIVPELPPKTETDHPVPLTREQAALYEAVVRESLLAIETSEGIARRGMVLKLLGALKQICDHPALYLKEEASSGERLLTRSGKLALLDELLDTLLAEDGSALVFTQYVGMARLITAHLASRAVPVELLHGGTPVLERERMVDRFQSGSTPVLVLSLKAAGTGLNLTRAGHVIHFDRWWNPAVEEQATDRAYRIGQTQPVQVHRLITEGTVEDRIAEMLEAKRALADAILGSGESALTELTDRELSDLVSLRRPT; this is encoded by the coding sequence ATGAGCGACACGGCTGCGGGGGCCGCGCGAGCGGGGGAGCGGGAGCCGGGCACGGCGGAGTCCGTCCCCGTCCGACTTGCGGCCGTCTTCCTGCCCGCTCCGCTGCCGCGGGAGGGCCGGATCGCCTTCTGGGACCCGGAGGACGGCCCCCTGCCCGCCGGAGACACCGAGCTCACCGTCGTACGACGGCATGGCGCCGGAGCGCGGCGGCGAACCGCACCCGCACTGTCCCTCCCGGTCGGCGAGGCCCTGCCCGTCCTCGTCCGCGCCCGGCGCGACCCGGCGGCCCACCCCGCCACCGCCTGCTGGGGCGCTGCCGCCCTGCACGCGCTGCGCCTCACCGCGAGGGGGCGCCTGCTGCCCGGTCTGACGGCCACCGGCCACGACGCCTGGCGGGCCGGCCCCCTGGACCCGGAAGACATCGCGCACATCCGGGCCGTAGCCGCCGCCCTGCCGTACGAGGGCCATGCGGTCCCGCTGCCCGGACCGGGCCCGCTGCGGCTGCCCGAGCCGGAAGCACTGATGCGCTCCTTCCTCGACGCGGTCGCGGACACCCTCCCCCGCACCCCTGCCGCACCGCACGCCTCCGGCAGGCCCTTCGCCGACCGCCGCCCGCAGCGCCTGCCCGACGCGCACGACTGGGCAGCCGAGGTCGCCGCGGGCATGGACGCGGGCGTGCGCATCTCACTCCGCCTGGACCTGTCGGCGTACGAGCTGTTCGACGGGGAGGAGGGAGTGCGTACCGTGGGCGCCGCGATCGTCCAGGTGCACAGCCTCGCCGACCCCACGCTCATCGCCGACGCGGCGGCCCTGTGGGCGGGCGAGGCCGACGCCGCGTTCGGCCCACGCGCACGCGTGGACGCGGCTCTCGCCGTACGGCGCGCGGCCCGGATCTGGCCGCCGCTCGACCGGCTCTCCGAGCAGGACGTGCCTGACGTCCTGGCTCTGTACGACGACGAGCTGGGCGACCTGCTCGGCGTGGCGGCGACACGGCTCGCGGCCGCCGGGGTCGCCGTGCACTGGCCCCGTGACCTGGCCCAGGACCTGAGCGCGGCCGCGGTGGTACGCCCCGCGCCGGGCTCCGCGACCGACGGCACCGGCTTCTTCGAGAGCGAGGAACTCCTCCAGTTCCGTTGGCAGTTGGCGCTCGGCGGCGACCCTCTCAGCGACGCCGAGATGGACGCGCTGGCCGAGGCCCATCGTCCGGTGGTGCGCCTGAGGGACCGCTGGATCCTGGTCGACCCCGCCCTCGTCCGCAAGGCCCGCAAGCGCGAACTGGGCCTGCTCGACCCGGTCGACGCGCTTTCGGTGGCGCTCAGCGGCAGCGCGGAGGTCGACGGCGAAACGGTCGAGGCGGTGCCGGTCGGTGCCCTGGCCGCCCTGCGCGACCGCCTCACGACGGGAGTTCGCCCCGCCGAGCCTCCGGCCGGCCTTCGCGCCACCCTCCGCGACTACCAACTCCGGGGCCTCGCCTGGCTGGACCTCATGACCTCCCTCGGCCTGGGCGGTTGCCTCGCGGACGACATGGGCCTCGGCAAGACGATCACCGTCATCGCGCTGCACCTGAAAAGGGCCCGCAGCGAGCCGACCCTGGTCGTCTGCCCGGCCTCCCTGCTCGGCAACTGGCAGCGGGAGATCACCCGGTTCGCACCCGGCGTCCCCGTCCGTCGCTTCCACGGCCCGGACCGCACCCTGGAGGACGTGACCGACGGCTTCGTCCTCACCACCTACGGCACGATGCGGACCACCGCACCGCGACTGGCCGAGCAGCCGTGGGGCATGGTCGTCGCGGACGAGGCACAACACGTGAAGAACCCGTACTCGGCGACGGCGAAGGCCCTGCGCACCATCCCGTCACCCGCGCGCGTGGCCCTCACCGGCACCCCCGTGGAGAACAACCTCTCCGAACTCTGGGCCCTGCTCGACTGGACGACACCGGGACTCCTCGGCCCACTGAAGTCATTCCGCGCCCGCCACGCGCGTGCCGTGGAGAACGGCGAGGACCAGGAGGCGGTGACCCGCCTGGCCCGCCTGGTCCGTCCCTTCCTCCTGCGCCGAAAGAAGTCCGACCCCGGCATCGTCCCCGAGCTGCCGCCCAAGACGGAGACGGACCACCCGGTACCGCTCACCCGCGAACAGGCCGCGCTGTACGAGGCGGTGGTGCGGGAGTCCCTGCTGGCCATCGAGACCTCGGAGGGCATCGCGCGCCGAGGCATGGTGCTCAAGCTCCTCGGCGCGCTGAAGCAGATCTGCGACCACCCCGCGCTGTACCTCAAGGAAGAGGCGTCCTCGGGTGAACGGCTCCTCACCCGCTCCGGCAAACTCGCCCTTCTCGACGAGCTGCTGGACACGCTGCTGGCGGAGGACGGCTCGGCACTCGTGTTCACGCAGTACGTCGGGATGGCCCGTCTGATCACCGCGCACCTGGCCTCCCGGGCGGTCCCGGTGGAGCTGCTGCACGGCGGCACGCCGGTCCTGGAGCGCGAACGCATGGTGGACCGCTTCCAGAGCGGCTCGACCCCGGTCCTGGTGCTGTCCCTGAAGGCTGCCGGCACCGGTCTGAACCTCACCCGCGCGGGCCACGTCATCCACTTCGACCGCTGGTGGAACCCGGCCGTCGAGGAACAGGCCACCGACCGCGCCTACCGCATCGGCCAGACCCAGCCCGTGCAGGTCCACCGCCTGATCACCGAGGGGACGGTCGAGGACCGCATCGCCGAAATGCTGGAGGCCAAGCGCGCCCTGGCCGACGCGATCCTCGGCTCCGGCGAGTCGGCCCTCACGGAACTGACCGACCGCGAGCTCTCCGACCTCGTTTCCCTCCGGAGGCCGACATGA
- a CDS encoding TetR/AcrR family transcriptional regulator, whose product MAIDRPSASAGNPAPVRPLRRDAQRNREALLTAARSCFAEQGLEAPLEQVAKRAGLAIGTLYRHFPTRLDLVQATFAGKLAAWREAAEKAVTMDDAWAGLCHFLETMCELQSQDRGFNDLASIRLPESACLAGAQTRIRELGVHIVERAQEQGSLRPDLTAEDLAFVIWSHSRVTEATHAIAPDAWRRHLYLLLDGFRTDRAHPLPAPPLTGEQLYRAMTSLGGNGACGA is encoded by the coding sequence ATGGCCATCGACCGTCCGTCCGCCTCCGCCGGGAACCCGGCCCCTGTCCGCCCCCTGCGGCGCGACGCGCAGCGCAATCGCGAGGCCCTGCTCACCGCGGCCCGCTCCTGCTTCGCCGAGCAGGGCCTGGAGGCACCCCTGGAGCAGGTGGCCAAGCGGGCCGGGCTGGCCATCGGCACGCTGTACCGGCACTTCCCCACCCGACTGGACCTGGTGCAGGCAACCTTCGCCGGGAAGCTGGCCGCCTGGCGGGAGGCCGCCGAGAAGGCCGTCACCATGGACGACGCCTGGGCTGGGCTGTGCCACTTCCTGGAGACCATGTGCGAACTCCAGTCACAGGACCGGGGATTCAACGACCTGGCCTCCATACGGTTGCCGGAGAGCGCCTGCCTGGCGGGCGCCCAGACCCGCATCCGCGAACTCGGTGTACACATCGTCGAGCGTGCGCAGGAGCAGGGCAGCCTGCGCCCCGACCTCACCGCCGAGGACCTTGCCTTCGTCATCTGGTCGCACAGCCGCGTCACCGAGGCCACCCACGCCATCGCCCCGGACGCCTGGCGCCGCCACCTTTACCTTCTGCTCGACGGCTTCCGAACCGACCGCGCCCACCCGCTGCCGGCACCGCCGCTCACCGGGGAGCAGCTGTACCGCGCCATGACCAGCCTCGGCGGAAACGGGGCCTGCGGCGCCTGA
- a CDS encoding LysR substrate-binding domain-containing protein: MTIRIALPARQRSSVGTSTMAPAADKLKHLLLMLRSVQLIGAGMELRHLRYFVAVAEEGGFSRAARRLHVVQPTLSMQIADLENEFGGRLFDRGSRQTRLTPAGQAFLIEARRVLAQAERAQVAARLALRGETGAVRIGVAGAVVFGGILTARIRAFHEARPLVRIELREAGPETQRAAILAGELDVGFSALPAPLSEPRLTSAPASSVSFLVALPAGHVLAGHETLTAEHISGVDMVEYTIDDGPGDLVSDLSRLARLKLWPASSRFRADSTLGVLALVAAGVGVAVVPAGVHRAAVPNVVYRPLAEPGLTIDFHLLHRTTEAAPAVAAFLNTGEG; this comes from the coding sequence GTGACGATCCGCATCGCTCTCCCTGCTCGTCAACGATCTTCGGTTGGCACCTCCACGATGGCCCCGGCAGCCGATAAGCTCAAACACTTGTTGCTGATGCTGCGATCAGTACAGCTGATAGGAGCTGGGATGGAGCTGCGGCACCTGAGGTACTTCGTCGCCGTGGCCGAGGAGGGCGGGTTCAGCCGGGCAGCGCGCCGGCTGCACGTGGTCCAGCCCACGCTGAGCATGCAGATTGCCGACCTTGAAAACGAATTCGGCGGACGGCTGTTCGACCGCGGCTCCCGGCAGACCCGGCTAACCCCGGCCGGTCAGGCGTTCCTGATCGAGGCCCGGCGGGTGCTGGCCCAGGCCGAGCGGGCACAGGTCGCGGCGCGGCTCGCGCTGCGCGGTGAGACCGGTGCGGTGCGGATCGGCGTGGCCGGTGCCGTGGTGTTCGGCGGCATCCTGACTGCCCGGATTCGCGCGTTCCACGAGGCCAGGCCGCTGGTACGGATCGAACTGCGGGAAGCTGGGCCGGAGACGCAGCGGGCCGCGATCCTCGCCGGCGAGCTGGACGTCGGCTTCAGCGCACTCCCGGCACCGCTCAGCGAACCTCGGCTCACCTCCGCCCCGGCCAGTTCGGTGTCGTTTCTCGTTGCGCTGCCCGCCGGACATGTTCTGGCCGGGCACGAGACGCTGACCGCGGAGCACATCTCCGGGGTGGACATGGTCGAGTACACCATCGACGACGGCCCGGGCGACCTGGTGTCAGACTTGTCGCGGCTGGCCCGGCTGAAGCTGTGGCCGGCGTCGAGCCGCTTTCGGGCGGACAGCACCCTGGGTGTGCTCGCGCTGGTCGCCGCCGGGGTGGGCGTCGCGGTGGTCCCGGCCGGTGTGCACCGCGCCGCCGTGCCAAACGTGGTGTACCGCCCGCTCGCCGAACCCGGCCTCACCATCGACTTCCACCTGTTGCACCGGACCACGGAAGCCGCCCCGGCCGTGGCCGCCTTCCTGAACACCGGTGAGGGTTAA
- a CDS encoding NF041680 family putative transposase, with protein sequence MSLLPDAVRREAFAEASRFRGEFYECLTARRDELFELTDAVLCAEGAVKSPVDLTLLPEHRRGHGAMYGGLNHGRIDIGRLRTVLARLSLPRFDGGRLVLAVDVSPWLRSDAPCSAERLFCHVYGRAKTASQFIPGWPYSFVAVLEPGATSWTAILDVARLGPADDATAITAAQLQGVVERLVTAGQWQTGDPHIVIVSDAGYDVTRLAWVLRDLPVELVGRVRSDRVMRLPKPPRRPGTNGRPPKHGPEFRFTKPETRPEPAITTVTDTSNYGKAETQAWDRVHPRLTHRSSWLDHDGELPLVEGTLIRLKVEHLSKDRDAPPVWLWSSKTGATPDDVDRFWQAFLRRFDLEHTFRFAKQTLGWTTPKLRTPEAADRWTWLLIVAHTQLRLARPLAEDLRRPWEKPATLYRLTPARVRRGFRNIRAHLACPTRVPKPRGAGPGRPPGAKNKHRAPRYDVGKTVKRPETLKAIGKPGRSW encoded by the coding sequence GTGAGTCTGCTGCCTGATGCTGTCCGGAGGGAAGCGTTCGCGGAAGCGTCACGCTTCCGGGGCGAGTTCTACGAGTGTCTGACCGCTCGGCGCGACGAGTTGTTCGAACTCACCGACGCGGTGCTGTGTGCGGAGGGGGCGGTGAAGTCCCCGGTGGATCTGACGCTGCTGCCCGAGCATCGTCGTGGGCATGGAGCGATGTACGGCGGTCTGAACCACGGCCGGATCGACATCGGCCGGCTGCGGACCGTGCTGGCCCGGCTGTCGCTGCCACGTTTCGACGGCGGGCGCCTGGTCCTTGCCGTCGATGTCTCGCCGTGGCTCCGTTCGGACGCGCCGTGCTCGGCCGAGCGGCTGTTCTGCCACGTATACGGCCGCGCGAAGACGGCGTCGCAGTTCATTCCGGGCTGGCCCTACTCCTTCGTGGCCGTGCTGGAGCCGGGCGCCACGTCCTGGACCGCGATCCTGGACGTGGCCCGGCTCGGCCCGGCGGACGACGCGACCGCGATCACCGCCGCTCAACTGCAGGGCGTCGTGGAGCGGCTCGTCACCGCGGGCCAGTGGCAGACCGGGGACCCGCATATCGTGATCGTCAGCGACGCCGGCTACGACGTCACCCGCCTGGCCTGGGTCCTGCGTGACCTGCCCGTCGAACTGGTCGGCAGAGTGCGGTCCGACCGGGTCATGCGGTTGCCGAAGCCGCCCCGCCGACCGGGGACAAATGGCCGGCCACCCAAGCACGGCCCGGAGTTCCGCTTCACCAAGCCGGAGACGCGGCCCGAGCCCGCGATCACCACGGTCACGGACACCAGCAACTACGGCAAGGCCGAAACCCAGGCGTGGGACCGGGTCCACCCCCGGCTCACCCACCGCTCCTCATGGCTCGACCACGACGGCGAACTGCCCTTGGTCGAGGGCACGTTGATCCGACTGAAGGTCGAGCACCTGTCGAAGGACCGGGACGCCCCGCCGGTGTGGTTATGGTCCTCGAAGACCGGTGCGACCCCGGACGACGTGGACCGTTTCTGGCAGGCATTTCTCCGCCGCTTCGACCTGGAGCACACCTTCCGCTTCGCGAAACAGACCCTCGGCTGGACCACCCCGAAACTCCGTACTCCCGAGGCTGCGGACCGCTGGACCTGGCTCCTGATCGTCGCCCACACCCAGCTCCGGCTCGCCCGGCCCCTCGCCGAAGACCTCCGCCGGCCCTGGGAGAAACCCGCCACCCTCTACCGGCTCACCCCGGCCCGGGTCCGACGGGGGTTCAGGAACATCCGCGCCCACCTCGCCTGCCCGACCCGAGTTCCCAAACCCAGAGGCGCAGGCCCCGGACGGCCACCCGGCGCCAAGAACAAACACCGGGCACCCCGCTACGACGTCGGCAAGACCGTCAAACGCCCGGAGACCCTCAAGGCCATCGGCAAGCCTGGAAGATCTTGGTAG
- a CDS encoding TetR/AcrR family transcriptional regulator, which produces MKLTADRIIDAGMAVFAQTGYHGFSVRQVADRLDVHAGSLYYHVPSKAALLQLMADRVVRQAYEAGTAALAGLPAQAGWPARVTAQAVALRQSIRQHPGGAIMLAGSPKTLSPGALSLMERLLATLAEAGVPPEDCGTAADTVLSHVTGYVLQEQSDPPAMPVTAEDVAALHRSFPRTVSASAAHGPDEKFTRSLDLLCAGIGTLIRPPSEKAPSEEPDGGC; this is translated from the coding sequence GTGAAGCTGACGGCAGACCGGATCATCGACGCGGGGATGGCAGTGTTCGCCCAGACCGGTTACCACGGCTTCTCCGTGCGTCAGGTCGCGGACCGGCTCGACGTGCACGCCGGCAGCCTCTACTACCACGTGCCCAGCAAGGCCGCGCTGCTCCAGCTGATGGCCGACCGAGTGGTCCGGCAGGCGTACGAGGCCGGCACCGCCGCCCTGGCCGGACTGCCCGCGCAGGCAGGCTGGCCGGCGCGGGTCACGGCGCAGGCCGTCGCCCTGCGGCAGAGCATCCGGCAGCACCCCGGCGGGGCGATCATGCTCGCCGGCAGCCCGAAGACCCTCAGCCCCGGCGCGCTCTCGCTGATGGAACGCCTGCTCGCCACCCTTGCCGAGGCCGGTGTGCCCCCGGAGGACTGCGGCACCGCCGCCGACACCGTGCTCAGCCACGTCACCGGCTACGTGCTCCAGGAGCAGAGCGATCCACCCGCGATGCCGGTCACCGCCGAGGACGTCGCCGCCCTCCACCGGAGCTTCCCGCGGACGGTGAGCGCCTCGGCCGCACACGGGCCGGACGAGAAGTTCACCCGCAGCCTGGACCTGCTCTGCGCCGGCATCGGGACGCTGATCCGGCCGCCGTCCGAAAAGGCGCCGTCCGAAGAACCGGACGGGGGCTGCTAG
- a CDS encoding SDR family oxidoreductase: MPVIAVIGAGPGLGLSIARRFGREGFQVALVSRTQDKLDALAARLAEEGIEAAGFAADVTRPDSLQSALAAVADRFGAVDVLEYSPADPTFAGAAVVDATAQDLHKQLDYYLYGAVAAVRQVLPAMLERGSGTLLFSTGASSVRPSGGAFGSIGVAAAALRNYAMALGIDLAERGVHAAHVAIGVFIGGGPGTEPETIAEHYWDAYTKRDQAEIVHTVPGGIR, translated from the coding sequence ATGCCCGTCATCGCCGTCATCGGGGCAGGTCCCGGCCTGGGCCTGTCCATCGCCCGCCGCTTCGGAAGGGAGGGCTTCCAGGTCGCCCTGGTCTCCCGGACCCAGGACAAGCTCGACGCGCTCGCCGCGCGGCTCGCCGAGGAGGGCATCGAGGCCGCGGGCTTCGCCGCGGACGTGACGCGTCCCGACTCGCTGCAGTCGGCGCTCGCCGCGGTCGCCGACCGGTTCGGGGCCGTCGACGTACTGGAGTACTCGCCCGCCGACCCCACGTTCGCCGGCGCCGCCGTCGTCGACGCTACGGCGCAGGACCTCCACAAGCAGCTTGACTACTACCTGTACGGAGCGGTCGCCGCGGTCCGTCAGGTGCTGCCCGCCATGCTCGAACGCGGCAGTGGCACCCTGCTGTTCTCCACGGGCGCCTCCTCGGTCCGGCCGAGCGGCGGCGCGTTCGGCAGCATTGGCGTCGCGGCGGCGGCCCTGCGTAACTACGCCATGGCCCTGGGTATCGACCTCGCCGAGCGCGGAGTGCACGCCGCGCACGTGGCGATCGGGGTGTTCATCGGCGGCGGTCCCGGCACCGAGCCCGAGACCATCGCCGAGCACTACTGGGACGCGTACACCAAGCGCGACCAGGCCGAGATCGTCCACACCGTCCCCGGCGGCATCCGGTGA
- a CDS encoding SWIM zinc finger family protein, translating into MLDASGEAPSSVPLNRPGHAETPALPGLPNEAQASAPADLLAEASSSASPDRPGEEPPAVLPNPLADASVSDVSDPSNSPTEAPTSAPPAALPEVTDVRPEAEVGPRGGEADAEGGRPGDVAREALRAARARSRQAQDAERAAAEAGRRQRRPAGNRAQGDASRRAAGVQARELRELLADAFRMPSSAAEPDMAYDDNESAGRGSSDSEVSSTSRDRTGTAGLTGPSAEAHRPGAARTAQATATAQTVAQTPEESGPAALRASSMAAPSRDGELRRTFPAFPSRASPAPADARFAETWWGNAWVTALEEGALDAKRLARGRSYAEQGHVDAITVTPGLVLAYVQGSRPRPYRVQVRLRTLDDADWARFLDAAAERPGHIAALLDKELPQSLADCGVPLLPGPRDLDPHCSCPDRGHPCKHAAALCYQTARLLDADPFVLLLLRGRGERDLLDVLSRLSAARAARAAQEQEPAPLPGVRATEALAPRQLPLLPMPLPVPAHPEQPPVYPAAPGGPDPFALDQLATDAAARAHALLSTGRDPVAELTLWQDAVRLAAARPGSGLTAGTRAVYASLASAAGRTPAELARAVAAWRQGGAEGLAVLEDPWDPPAGRFDRARPLLLAADLPAFRPWRNHLSHPRGHVQLRLGRDGLWYAYESEPGHDDWWPRGTPGLDPVGALTGLGASPDA; encoded by the coding sequence CTGCTCGACGCGTCGGGTGAGGCGCCGAGTTCTGTTCCGCTGAACCGGCCTGGTCATGCGGAGACGCCTGCTCTGCCGGGGTTGCCGAATGAGGCGCAGGCGTCTGCTCCTGCGGATCTGCTGGCTGAGGCTTCTTCGTCTGCTTCGCCGGACCGGCCCGGCGAGGAGCCTCCGGCCGTTCTGCCGAATCCGCTCGCGGACGCGTCTGTTTCTGATGTTTCTGACCCGTCGAACTCGCCCACCGAAGCACCGACTTCCGCCCCGCCCGCCGCGCTGCCGGAAGTGACGGACGTGAGGCCGGAGGCCGAGGTGGGGCCTCGGGGTGGGGAAGCCGATGCTGAGGGTGGGCGGCCCGGTGATGTGGCGCGTGAGGCGTTGCGTGCCGCTCGGGCGCGGTCGCGTCAGGCTCAGGACGCCGAGCGTGCCGCGGCCGAGGCAGGGCGGCGGCAGCGGCGTCCGGCGGGAAACAGGGCCCAGGGCGATGCGTCCCGCCGCGCTGCCGGCGTACAGGCGCGTGAGCTGCGGGAGTTGCTCGCCGACGCCTTCCGTATGCCTTCCTCGGCGGCCGAGCCGGACATGGCGTACGACGACAACGAAAGTGCGGGGAGGGGGAGTTCGGATTCCGAGGTGTCGTCCACGTCCAGGGACCGTACTGGGACAGCCGGTCTCACCGGACCCTCTGCCGAAGCCCATCGGCCCGGCGCAGCACGCACAGCACAGGCAACGGCAACGGCACAGACAGTGGCGCAGACACCTGAAGAGTCCGGCCCTGCCGCCCTGCGGGCTTCCTCCATGGCCGCCCCTTCCCGCGACGGCGAGTTGCGCCGCACCTTCCCCGCCTTCCCGTCCCGTGCTTCGCCCGCCCCGGCCGACGCCCGCTTCGCGGAGACGTGGTGGGGCAATGCGTGGGTCACGGCGTTGGAGGAAGGCGCGCTGGACGCGAAGCGGCTTGCGCGTGGCCGGAGTTACGCCGAGCAGGGGCATGTGGACGCCATCACGGTGACGCCCGGACTCGTGCTCGCGTATGTGCAGGGCAGCCGCCCGCGCCCGTACCGCGTACAGGTGCGGCTGCGCACCCTGGACGACGCGGACTGGGCACGGTTCCTGGACGCCGCCGCCGAGCGCCCGGGGCACATCGCCGCGCTGCTCGACAAGGAGCTGCCGCAGTCCCTGGCCGACTGCGGAGTGCCGTTGCTGCCGGGCCCGCGTGACCTCGACCCGCACTGCAGCTGTCCTGACCGCGGCCACCCCTGCAAACACGCCGCCGCCCTCTGCTACCAGACGGCACGCCTGCTCGACGCCGACCCCTTCGTACTGCTCCTGTTGCGCGGCCGCGGCGAACGAGACCTGCTCGACGTTCTCTCCCGGTTGAGCGCCGCCCGCGCGGCCCGTGCCGCCCAGGAGCAGGAACCCGCCCCGCTCCCTGGCGTGCGCGCCACGGAAGCCCTCGCGCCCCGCCAACTCCCGCTGCTCCCCATGCCGTTGCCCGTCCCGGCGCACCCCGAGCAGCCCCCGGTCTACCCGGCGGCGCCGGGCGGCCCCGACCCCTTCGCGCTGGACCAGTTGGCGACCGACGCCGCAGCTCGCGCCCATGCCCTGCTCAGCACCGGCCGCGACCCGGTGGCGGAACTGACGCTGTGGCAGGACGCGGTCCGGCTCGCCGCCGCCCGCCCCGGCTCGGGACTCACCGCCGGCACCCGCGCCGTCTACGCCTCGCTCGCGTCCGCCGCCGGCCGCACTCCCGCCGAGCTGGCCCGCGCGGTCGCCGCCTGGCGGCAGGGCGGCGCGGAAGGACTCGCCGTCCTGGAAGACCCCTGGGACCCGCCGGCCGGACGTTTCGACCGCGCCCGCCCCCTCCTCCTCGCCGCCGACCTCCCGGCCTTCCGCCCCTGGCGCAACCACCTCAGCCACCCCCGCGGCCACGTCCAACTCCGCCTGGGCCGCGATGGCCTGTGGTACGCCTACGAGTCGGAACCGGGCCACGACGACTGGTGGCCACGCGGCACTCCCGGCCTCGACCCGGTCGGAGCCCTCACCGGCCTCGGCGCCTCGCCCGACGCCTGA